The DNA segment TCATGGACTTCTGCAAGCAGTACAACGCTGCCACGCAGGACAAGATGGGCCAGGTCATCCCTGTTGAGATCACCGTTTACGAAGATCGTTCCTTCACCTTCATCCTGAAGACCCCGCCGGCAGCAGCTCTGCTGAAGAAGGCTGCAGGCATCGAGAAGGGCACCGAGAACCCGTTGACCCACAAGGTCGGTTCCGTCACCAAGGCCCAGGTCCGCGAAATTGCTGAAACCAAGATGGCTGACCTGTCCGCTCGTGACATCGAAGCCGGCATGAAGATCATCGAAGGCACCGCCCGTTCCATGGGCATCACGGTGACCGACTGATAAGGAGAAGGACAGATGGCTAAGCATTCCAAGAAGTATCGTGAAGCGGCCGAAAAGGTCGATCGCAACAACCTGTACACCCCTGATCAGGCCATCGCGCTGCTCAAGAGCATGCCGACCCGCAACTTTGATGAAGCCGTTGAAGCTGTGGTGCGTCTGAACGTCGATCCCCGCAAGGCCGATCAGCTCGTTCGTGGCACCGTGAGCCTGCCGAACGGCACCGGTAAGACCGTTAAGGTTCTGGTGTTCGCCCGTGGCCCGCAGGCCACCGCCGCTCAGGAAGCCGGCGCCGACATCGTCGGTGATGATGACCTCATCGCCAAGGTGCAGGGTGGCTTCCTCGACTTCGACTCCGTCGTCGCTACTCCGGACATGATGGGCAAGGTCGGCCGTCTGGGCCGCGTGCTCGGCCCGCGTGGCCTCATGCCGAACCCGAAGACCGGCACCGTGACCATGGACGTGGCCAAGGCCGTCAAGGACATCAAGGGCGGCAAGATCGAGTTCCGCGTCGACAAGAACGGCAACCTGAGCTTCCTCGTGGGCAAGGTCTCCTTCGACGAGAAGGCACTGGACGAGAACTTCCATGCAGTGGCCGATGAGATCAAGCGTCTCAAGCCGTCCACTGTGAAGGGCCGTTACGTGACCAAGGCCACTATCACCTCCACGATGGGCCCTGGCATCCCGGTCGATCCGGCTGCTCTGTGAGTCTGAACCCATCAGCGGCTTCGCCGTGTGATGGTTGATTCACTGGTCGATACGAAGGCCTCCCGCATCATATGGTGCGGGAGGCCTTCGTCGTAGTTGTGATCAGGTCGAGTCATTGCCGGCGATTTCGCCCAACGCAGCCAGCCACCCGTGCCGTACGGCTACAAGATATGCGGCTCAGGATTAACGCTGTTCGGCGTAAGCGATTCGCCCAAGCGCAATGGCGGTTGTCAGCACAGTGGCGTCGCGCGGATTGGTGGCATCCCAGCCGGTGGTATCCGCCATACGCTTCAGGCGATACCGCACGGTGTTCGGGTGCACATTCAACATACGGGCAGTGATTTCAAGAGATCTTCCGGATTCAAGGAACGAGGAAACCGTAAGCATGGTCGGGTCGTCCTCACCCTGGCCAAGCAGATTGGCATAGATGCCATCAACCAGTTCATGCCGCGCATCCTCATCGCCGAGCAGCGCACGTTCCGGTAGCGCATCTTCCGCTCGTAGCAACGGTTGATGCTGCACTCGTGAGGAGGGTGTTGTTTCGATTATCGCGTGTAGCGCAGGAATGGTGCGTAGCGTGGTCAATGCCGCATGAATGGTTCGGGAAGCGCCGATGATGCCGCGTCTTACCGGTCCTAGGCAGAGGGGAACGTCGGGGGCAAAGGCTCCCGCAATCGCCGTGCAAGTGAGATCAGGGTTTGTGGCGCCCTGCAATCGGAATAACGCCACAAGTGTTTCGCCCCGCATGCCGATCAGCGGTTCTGCGCCGCCGATATCCGCAATGGCATGGCGGATCGTTTCACTGGAGGCATGCTCGGTTTCCGAGGGGCGTCCTGCGACTGCGCAGCAGGCAAAATCACCATCGAAACCGACGAGTCGCAGCACGGATTGCGCACGTTCGTCAACCACGTGGTTCAGCAGACATTCGAACGCGACAGCACGAATAAGGTGGGTGGCGCTTGCCGTGTCCGCGCGATCCGGCGTGGTTTCGCAATCCGTATCGGCCTTGCCTCCCGCCAGAAGCATGTCCAGAAAATCTTGGGTCATATCAGGTCAGTCTAATCCTTCGTTGTGCAAGCGCGGGCACCCGTGTTCGCTGTGGAGACGCGGGCATGCGAATCACGCCAGAATGTCAGGCATAGGAATACGAAGCAGAAGGCTATGGGTAGCATGTGGCGTTCGAAGTTGTTCGCCGGTGCGGTGATCATCACGCCCATAAGCAGCAGCAACGGCAGATGCCATGCCAGTGTGCGCCACCGTCGCAGAATCACTTCCGCAGCGCCGATGAGCAGCGTCAAAATAACGTAGAAGTTGCCGTGCAGCGGCCATCCAAGAACCGGTGTCCGGCTGATCTGCCTGGATGTATTCGCCACCCATGCGCGCCAATTCGCGTTGTAGTACTTGATCCATGTGGAGTTCGAAGTCACTTGGTCGTTATACACGTAATAGTCCATCGAAACGTAGGGAAGATCTGCGATGTCGAAGTATCCGAAGCATTTTGCCATCAGCGCGTCCACTGCCACCACAGGATTCGCGCGCACGGTCTCCAGCCAGGCCTCGTTGAAATGCTTCATGCTTTCCGGCGTGACGGACCGCCACCGGTAACTGACCTTCTTGGACTGGATGCCCGAGGATTTCACCGGATCCGCATCCTGCTGGAAGTACGCTTCGGCCATCTGGTCAAGATTGAAGACCGGCGCAAGCTTTCTGCGTGCCGACTCGGGGATGGTCTCAGGTGCCTTATTGGCGATTCGTGCGATCTGCTGCAACTGAACGCCATGGCTTTCGATCGGATCGCCACTGATAATGATCCCGGAATTGATGGCCATCGAGATGCCGCCGTGAATCAGCACCGTCGGCACAAGCAGTGCGAACACGTAGACCTTCCAATGCCTGCGATCTGCAATCAGGGCAAGAACAAATTCGAACAGCAGCACGTACCATGCGTATTTCGCGCTGATCAGCATGATCGCGTTGGCGGCGAGGAAAGCCAGGAAGGTGCGTGCAGGCAAACGGTGGAATCTTGCAAGGAACGGCGCGCCATGGGCCGGGGCATGGCGGTCGCCGGATGTGGCGTACAGCTCGTACCAGATGCCGAACGCCCAAGTGAACGCGAATGCGAACAGCGGCGATTTGGTCAGCGAAATCGTGGAGAATACCGCCAACGGGCACAACAGGAAGAACAGTATCGTGATGACCCGTGCCGGCGCATGTGCCGATTGGGAAGGCAGAGTGGCGCGCATGCCCCGCTCGGGGCGTCCAAGGCGAGTCGGGGCGAATCGTCCGCCGCGTTCAGGGTGGGCGAAATCAACGTATTCGTTGCGCGCGAGCCAAGGCAGATTCAGGAAGCGATGCAATGTGGCGGCGATGCATCCGATGGCGAACAGCCATTGGATGGCGGCCAGCAGCACAATGCCCCAGTCGTTGGAACCGGTGAAATAGCGGGAAACGGCCAATGTGGAGCCATACCACAGCGTGAGCAGAATATTATGCTGGTCGGTCAGGTAGGTAGGGGAGTCCGGCCACAGGTAATGCGCGGTCGGGTAGATGTCCATCGGGGCGAAGGAGAAGAACCCGATATACGGCTGTTTCAAACCCGTCCACTGATTCCAAGCCCAGCTGAATTCACGGGCCTGGCTTCGTAGGTCCGCGCCGAAGGCGGCCAATAGCGTTGTCGGTACCCACAGCCATCCGATGACGAGCACCAGTGCGATTTTCCATCGTTTGTCGGTACAGCGCACAATCCAGCGGCCGCAGCATGCGCTTATGCGCTGAAGCCAGATGCCGGTTTTGGTGATCCGGAACGTTGCGGCTCGTTTCCTCCATGCGGTACGCCAGGATCGCGGAATCAGTGTTCTGGGCGTGCGCTCGCCGGTGGCGCGGTCAGCCGCCCATCCAAGTGCCGGCTGGTGGTGTGCTTTGCGTACCAGCACCACCACGATGAACAGGTAGATGGCAAACGCGAGTATGCCGAATAGTGCATTGAGCGCGCCAAAGTTCGCAATGGAGGAATCGTTCCAATACAGCGGTCCGACTGCGGTGCACCAGGCCAGCCACAGACATGCCGCCACGGCGAGTGCCCATCGTGCCGTGGCTCCAATGCGCGCGAAGGCATTGTGCTGTGTGCGTGGCCGTGTTTGCCGGTCGATGTTGCGGCTGGTGGTGGTGCGGTTATTGCGTGTGGTTGCTGGCTTGATCATGGTGTTGTGCTTGATGTGGTCGCTTTGCTTGGCTGTGTTGGAGACGCGGTATGTGCGTTTGTTTCGTTCCTCGCCTTGTGTGTGGCGAACTTGTACGGTGTCGTGCCCGTCCCGTGGCGAGCGATGCTATCGCTGGCTGCGGTCGGGGCACCCTCATGAAGGCCATTCTAGACTTTGCCCTGTCGTGGGCTTATGGGGCGTTGATGATGGTGCCTTGTTTCCCAGTGGCGTGTGGTGTACGGTACCCGTATGACTTGGATGGACGTGGCGTGCATGTGCGTGAGTGTTCGACCGTGATGCGCATATATAACGGCTATGTTGCTGATGCAAGTCGCAAGCGTTGTGGCTCTGTCGAGGTTCCGATACCGCATGCGGTTCGGTTGTGAGCTGGCTGACTGGCGATTTGTGCGGCTGAATGCTTGTGTGACGCGCCGTTGTCTGGTTGTTCTGTGGTGTTTGGTGGGTGGTTCCGGTGTCCCCGTGGGTGTCGTGGGTGTGGTTCGGTCCGGTTTCGGGGTGTTTTCGACACGCCGGTGTTTGCGTGTGTTTCCAATGGTTTTGGGGGTGTTCGTGTGGGTCGGGGTTGCGTGTGTGCCGGTGTTGGTGTAAGTTTTTCTCTTGCTGCTCGGCACGGGGTGCTTCCCCTTGGGGCTGGTGCTTCCGGTCCGGTGCGGTGGTGGTTTGAGAACTCAAGAGCGTGTCTGTACTACTTTATGCAAGTCAATGATTGCCAGTCCGCCGTCCGCTTCCCGTTGGGGAGTGGCCGAGGGGCCTTGAAGGTCGGCGGGGTTTTCGTGCGATAGCGCCTTTCCTTATAAGGCGAAGTCGATTTTCTTTATTTTGGGAGTCACATGTTGATTCCCTTCGCGAAGTTTTTTTGTGGAGGGTTCGATTCTGGCTCAGGATGAACGCTGGCGGCGTGCTTAACACATGCAAGTCGAACGGGATCGGCTGGAGCTTGCTCCGGCCGTGAGAGTGGCGAACGGGTGAGTAATGCGTGACCGACCTGCCCCGTACACCGGAATAGCTCCTGGAAACGGGTGGTAATGCCGGATGCTCCAGTCCATCGCATGGTGGTCTGGGAAAGATTTTATCGGTATGGGATGGGGTCGCGTCCTATCAGGTAGTCGGCGGGGTAACGGCCCACCGAGCCTACGACGGGTAGCCGGCCTGAGAGGGCGACCGGCCACATTGGGACTGAGATACGGCCCAGACTCCTACGGGAGGCAGCAGTGGGGAATATTGCACAATGGGCGCAAGCCTGATGCAGCGACGCCGCGTGCGGGATGACGGCCTTCGGGTTGTAAACCGCTTTTGTTGGGGAGCAAGCCTTCGGGTGAGTGTACCCTTCGAATAAGCACCGGCTAACTACGTGCCAGCAGCCGCGGTAATACGTAGGGTGCAAGCGTTATCCGGAATTATTGGGCGTAAAGAGCTCGTAGGCGGTTCGTCGCGTCCGGTGTGAAAGTCCATCGCTTAACGGTGGATCTGCGCCGGGTACGGGCGGGCTGGAGTGCGGTAGGGGAGACTGGAATTCCCGGTGTAACGGTGGAATGTGTAGATATCGGGAAGAACACCAATGGCGAAGGCAGGTCTCTGGGCCGTTACTGACGCTGAGGAGCGAAAGCGTGGGGAGCGAACAGGATTAGATACCCTGGTAGTCCACGCCGTAAACGGTGGATGCTGGATGTGGGGCCCATTCCACGGGTTCCGTGTCGGAGCTAACGCGTTAAGCATCCCGCCTGGGGAGTACGGCCGCAAGGCTAAAACTCAAAGAAATTGACGGGGGCCCGCACAAGCGGCGGAGCATGCGGATTAATTCGATGCAACGCGAAGAACCTTACCTGGGCTTGACATGTTCCCGACAGCCCCAGAGATGGGGCCTCCCTTCGGGGCGGGTTCACAGGTGGTGCATGGTCGTCGTCAGCTCGTGTCGTGAGATGTTGGGTTAAGTCCCGCAACGAGCGCAACCCTCGCCCCGTGTTGCCAGCACATGATGGTGGGAACTCACGGGGGACCGCCGGGGTTAACTCGGAGGAAGGTGGGGATGACGTCAGATCATCATGCCCCTTACGTCCAGGGCTTCACGCATGCTACAATGGCCGGTACAACGGGATGCGACATGGCGACATGGAGCGGATCCCTGAAAACCGGTCTCAGTTCGGATTGGAGTCTGCAACCCGACTCCATGAAGGCGGAGTCGCTAGTAATCGCGAATCAGCAACGTCGCGGTGAATGCGTTCCCGGGCCTTGTACACACCGCCCGTCAAGTCATGAAAGTGGGTAGCACCCGAAGCCGGTGGCCCAACCAGTTCGCTGGGGGGAGCCGTCTAAGGTGAGACTCGTGATTGGGACTAAGTCGTAACAAGGTAGCCGTACCGGAAGGTGCGGCTGGATCACCTCCTTTCTACGGAGATTGCAGTCCGTGTTTTCGGACAGTGTGTGCCGCGCCGGCGCGATGGTCGTGCCGTGTCGCGGGTGCTGGTGTGGAAGAGATCATGCGGCTTGCATGGTATGGGCATGCTTTTGGGCTCCCGGACCGCCACCCCGCGGGTTTTTCCCGTGGTGCGGTTCGTTGCCCATGCGTGGTGCGCGCGTCCCCTTGGGGTGTGCGTGGGCGCGTGGCGCGTGGTGGTTTGAGAACTGGATAGTGGACGCGAGCGAGGCGGAGGCCTTTGGCCTTCGTTTTGCTTCTATTGTTTTTCGATCGAACTTCATTTGAATGTTTTGTTTATTGTTGTTCGTCGATCGTTTTGTGATCATTTCAGATGTGATGATTTGTCGTCTGGGAATTTGCCGATAGGGCGTCTTGCGGGTCCCGTACGGGTGTATGGGTTGCCTGCAAGGGCGTGGGGTGGATGCCTTGGCAGACAGGACCGATGAAGGACGTTGGAGGCTGCGATAAGCCTCGGGGAGCCGCCAACCGGGCTTTGATCCGAGGATTTCCGAATGGGGAAACCCGCCGGCCGTCATGGGCCGGCACCGCCTTCGGGCGGGGGGTACGCAGGGAAGTGAAACATCTCAGTACCTGCAGGAGAGGATATTCCGTGAGTAGTGGCGAGCGAAAGCGGATCAGGCCAAACCTGGGGCGCGCGATACCCGTCGGGGGTTGCGTCCTGGGTGTTGTGGGAAGCCCTGTCCCGGTGCCGACGCGCCGGGCGGGAGTCACAAAACCATGTCTTAGGCGAACCGGGTTGAATACCGGGCCGCAGAGGGTGATGGCCCCGTAGCCGTAGGGACATGGTCTTCCGATGGGTTCTCCCAAGTAGCACGGGCCCCGTGGAATCCCGTGCGAATCCGTGCAGACCGTTGCATAAGCCTAAATATTCCTGTCTGACCGATAGCGAACGAGTACCGTGAGGGAAAGGTGAAAAGTACCCCGGGAGGGGAGTGAAATAGTCTCTGAAACCGTGCGCCTACAAACCGTCGGAGCCCTGAGGGGTGACGGCGTGCCTATCGAAAAATGAGTCTGCGAGTCAGTGGCATGTGGCGAGGCTAACCCGGGTGGGGGAGCCGTAGCGAAGGCGAGTCTCAAAAGGCGTTTTGAGTCGCGTGCCCTGGACCCGAAGCGGGATGATCTAGCCCTGGGCAGGTTGAAGCGCGGGTAAGACCGCGTGGAGGACCGAACCCACTTAGGTTGAAAACTGAGGGGATGACCTGGGGCTAGGGGTGAAAGGCCAATCAAATTCCGTGATAGCTGGTTCTCTCCGAAATGCATTTAGGTGCAGCGTCGCGTGATTACATCCGGGGGGTAGAGCTACTGGATGCTTGCGGGCCCATACCGGGTACCAACAGCAACCAAACTCCGAATACCCGTGATGCGTATCGCGGCAGTGACCCGGCGGGGGATAAGCTCCGTCGTGGAGAGGGAGACAGCCCAGATCGTCGTCTAAGGTCCCCAAGCGTGTGCTAAGTGGGAAAGGATGTGGAGTCGCATAGACAGCCAGGAGGTTGGCTCAGAAGCAGCCATCCTTGAAAGAGTGCGTAACAGCTCACTGGTCTAGTGGTTCCGCGCCGACAATGTAGCGGGGCTCAAGCACACCACCGAAGACGCGGCAGTACTTCTGTACTGGGTAG comes from the Bifidobacterium angulatum DSM 20098 = JCM 7096 genome and includes:
- the rplK gene encoding 50S ribosomal protein L11 yields the protein MAKEKKVSALLKLQIQAGKANPAPPLGPALGSHGVNIMDFCKQYNAATQDKMGQVIPVEITVYEDRSFTFILKTPPAAALLKKAAGIEKGTENPLTHKVGSVTKAQVREIAETKMADLSARDIEAGMKIIEGTARSMGITVTD
- the rplA gene encoding 50S ribosomal protein L1; translated protein: MAKHSKKYREAAEKVDRNNLYTPDQAIALLKSMPTRNFDEAVEAVVRLNVDPRKADQLVRGTVSLPNGTGKTVKVLVFARGPQATAAQEAGADIVGDDDLIAKVQGGFLDFDSVVATPDMMGKVGRLGRVLGPRGLMPNPKTGTVTMDVAKAVKDIKGGKIEFRVDKNGNLSFLVGKVSFDEKALDENFHAVADEIKRLKPSTVKGRYVTKATITSTMGPGIPVDPAAL
- a CDS encoding PucR family transcriptional regulator, with protein sequence MTQDFLDMLLAGGKADTDCETTPDRADTASATHLIRAVAFECLLNHVVDERAQSVLRLVGFDGDFACCAVAGRPSETEHASSETIRHAIADIGGAEPLIGMRGETLVALFRLQGATNPDLTCTAIAGAFAPDVPLCLGPVRRGIIGASRTIHAALTTLRTIPALHAIIETTPSSRVQHQPLLRAEDALPERALLGDEDARHELVDGIYANLLGQGEDDPTMLTVSSFLESGRSLEITARMLNVHPNTVRYRLKRMADTTGWDATNPRDATVLTTAIALGRIAYAEQR
- a CDS encoding DUF6020 family protein gives rise to the protein MIKPATTRNNRTTTSRNIDRQTRPRTQHNAFARIGATARWALAVAACLWLAWCTAVGPLYWNDSSIANFGALNALFGILAFAIYLFIVVVLVRKAHHQPALGWAADRATGERTPRTLIPRSWRTAWRKRAATFRITKTGIWLQRISACCGRWIVRCTDKRWKIALVLVIGWLWVPTTLLAAFGADLRSQAREFSWAWNQWTGLKQPYIGFFSFAPMDIYPTAHYLWPDSPTYLTDQHNILLTLWYGSTLAVSRYFTGSNDWGIVLLAAIQWLFAIGCIAATLHRFLNLPWLARNEYVDFAHPERGGRFAPTRLGRPERGMRATLPSQSAHAPARVITILFFLLCPLAVFSTISLTKSPLFAFAFTWAFGIWYELYATSGDRHAPAHGAPFLARFHRLPARTFLAFLAANAIMLISAKYAWYVLLFEFVLALIADRRHWKVYVFALLVPTVLIHGGISMAINSGIIISGDPIESHGVQLQQIARIANKAPETIPESARRKLAPVFNLDQMAEAYFQQDADPVKSSGIQSKKVSYRWRSVTPESMKHFNEAWLETVRANPVVAVDALMAKCFGYFDIADLPYVSMDYYVYNDQVTSNSTWIKYYNANWRAWVANTSRQISRTPVLGWPLHGNFYVILTLLIGAAEVILRRWRTLAWHLPLLLLMGVMITAPANNFERHMLPIAFCFVFLCLTFWRDSHARVSTANTGARACTTKD